The Apium graveolens cultivar Ventura chromosome 11, ASM990537v1, whole genome shotgun sequence genome has a window encoding:
- the LOC141697575 gene encoding protein FAR1-RELATED SEQUENCE 5-like, with protein MRQERLQQWVNAESDSAAISQCETTATMGQCESTPVLIHCVRNSTIMAPKSGWWLYLMGLQQCWNVSLLETVLFDSTFTSYYSFYNLQYTFNNFKFTFNLLILEGDLKSSSSSKNDNYDYYTPIRRNPVARRKLFVDEDTVNLDSDDNMNNVGGDNIDVDNVSVHNVDNNVGGNNVGGHNVDDNVGGDNVGGHNIDDNVGGDNFDGENVDDVKDEKNVEKKNHGFKNSNDVVPYVGKIFDTLDDAEAFYRNYGRKEGFKIIIRNTHKRTNTNEPSYRLFICRKGGRVGATSLDFGKGKRVREVIPRTNCGARMCVVHKVKMDKWQISSVDLEHNHKLVSPEKVQFFQRSLNINPMTRSLIELFNKSGIEKGKRRVFDSGDAECGLLLLRELQENSFGNFFYRVDVDDENRVWGLVWVDPRSMNAYKNFGDVVTFDSTYRTNRYCMPFIPITGVNHHYQNILFGFALVRDETEASYKWVLRTWLEAVDNKPPRTIITNQDIALGNAIAEVMPMPQTKHTYCTWHISSKFPEKLSYLYTNYPEFKTEFNACVYKSLTPTEFEGKWEQLVEKYDLEDHAWLNDMYAIRTQWIGAYTKQHFSAGMTTTSRSESTNSFFDEYVQSSTGLKEFIENSQKALETQYLKEVKADYDSEQLERRLVLHSSLEMHASEIYTKEMFKRFQKELMKSTCYIVNSVKNNGTYMSKLYLVEKATLPENCRRKYRVTVFMYEKIECSCKKFEYSGMICKHMIRYLDKKQKIKIPESLIMGRWTMNGNKITGPLPYAPPDIGNDGASQPLRYGALCKSFQYLAASGSCSVSRYKYLIGVIDRENRYLKDAFADEERRERTHEAKTQEDYQHDPIFDPPTSKTKGRKKIKRYKSGIETATSKIKIKPRKCNYCGAIGGEYDARNCPLREEHDRRNFYVLT; from the exons ATGCGGCAGGAACGATTGCAGCAATGGGTCAATGCGGAAAGTGATTCTGCAGCAATAAGCCAATGCG AAACTACTGCAACAATGGGTCAATGTGAGAGTACTCCCGTATTGATTCATTGCGTCAGGAACTCGACTATAATGGCTCCAAAATCTGGTTGGTGGTTATATTTAATGGGTCTCCAGCAATGCTGGAATGTTTCATTGCTGGAGACAGTTTTGTTTGATTCAACATTTACTTCTTATTACTCATTTTACAATTTACAATATACTTTCAACAATTTCAAATTTACTTTCAATTTACTCATTCTTGAAGGTGATCTCAAAAG TTCCTCTTCTAGTAAAAATGATAATTACGATTATTATACCCCCATTAGACGAAACCCCGTAGCTCGTCGTAAGTTATTTGTTGATGAAGATACTGTAAATCTTGATAGTGATGATAATATGAATAATGTTGGTGGTGATAATATTGATGTTGATAATGTTAGTGTTCATAATGTTGATAATAACGTTGGTGGTAATAATGTTGGCGGTCATAATGTTGATGATAACGTTGGTGGTGATAATGTTGGCGGTCATAATATTGATGATAACGTTGGTGGTGATAATTTTGACGGTGAAAATGTTGATGACGTAAAAGATGAGAAAAATGTTGAGAAAAAGAATCATGGATTTAAGAATAGTAACGATGTTGTGCCTTATGTCGGCAAGATTTTCGATACATTGGATGATGCAGAAGCATTTTATAGGAATTATGGTCGAAAAGAGGGATTCAAGATAATAATTAGGAATACTCATAAGCGAACAAACACAAATGAACCATCATACCGTTTGTTTATTTGTCGAAAAGGTGGAAGGGTAGGAGCGACGTCGTTGGATTTTGGTAAAGGAAAACGAGTTAGAGAGGTAATTCCACGAACGAATTGTGGTGCTCGAATGTGTGTCGTTCACAAAGTGAAGATGGACAAATGGCAAATTAGTTCGGTGGATTTAGAACACAATCATAAATTGGTGTCGCCGGAAAAAGTTCAATTTTTTCAAAGATCACTCAACATAAATCCTATGACGAGATCATTGATTGAGTTGTTTAACAAATCGGGAATTGAGAAGGGCAAA CGCCGAGTATTTGATTCGGGTGATGCGGAGTGTGGATTACTTTTGTTACGAGAACTACAAGAAAATAGTTTTGGTAATTTCTTTTATCGGGTGGATGTAGATGATGAGAATCGTGTATGGGGTTTGGTGTGGGTTGATCCTCGGTCCATGAACGCGTACAAGAATTTTGGTGATGTGGTTACGTTTGATTCAACTTACCGGACGAATAGGTATTGTATGCCTTTCATACCTATTACGGGCGTaaaccaccattatcaaaatatACTATTTGGATTTGCACTTGTAAGGGATGAGACTGAGGCATCGTATAAGTGGGTTTTGAGGACATGGTTGGAAGCCGTCGACAATAAACCGCCTCGAACAATTATTACTAATCAAGACATTGCATTGGGAAATGCCATTGCCGAGGTCATGCCTATGCCACAAACAAAGCATACATATTGTACATGGCATATAAGTAGTAAGTTTCCCGAGAAGTTATCGTATTTGTACACAAATTATCCGGAGTTCAAGACAGAGTTTAATGCATGTGTGTACAAGTCGTTGACACCTACAGAATTTGAAGGTAAATGGGAGCAATTAGTCGAGAAGTACGATCTTGAGGATCATGCTTGGTTAAATGACATGTATGCTATTAGAACTCAATGGATTGGTGCTTACACGAAGCAACATTTTTCCGCTGGCATGACTACAACTTCAAGAAGCGAGTCTACAAATTCTTTTTTTGATGAATATGTGCAATCATCTACCGGTTTGAAGGAATTCATTGAGAACTCTCAAAAGGCTTTGGAGACACAATATCTGAAGGAGGTTAAAGCCGATTATGACAGCGAACAATTGGAAAGGAGATTAGTTTTGCACTCATCCTTGGAAATGCATGCATCCGAAATCTACACGAAAGAAATGTTCAAACGGTTTCAAAAGGAGCTTATGAAAAGTACATGTTACATCGTGAACAGTGTCAAAAACAATGGAACTTATATGTCGAAACTGTATTTGGTTGAGAAGGCTACCCTGCCGGAGAATTGCAGAAGAAAATATCGAGTGACGGTTTTCATGTATGAAAAAATTGAATGCTCATGTAAGAAGTTTGAATATTCCGGGATGATTTGCAAACACATGATCCGTTATCTTGacaaaaaacaaaaaatcaaGATACCAGAAAGTCTCATCATGGGTAGGTGGACAATGAACGGCAACAAAATTACGGGGCCTCTTCCATATGCTCCTCCCGATATTGGTAATGATGGTGCATCACAACCATTAAGGTATGGTGCATTATGCAAATCTTTTCAATATTTAGCTGCTTCCGGTAGTTGTTCTGTTTCACGGTATAAATACTTAATTGGTGTGATTGATAGAGAGAATAGATACTTGAAAGATGCTTTTGCAGATGAAGAGCGTAGAGAAAGAACCCATGAGGCGAAAACTCAAGAGGACTACCAACATGATCCAATATTTGATCCTCCAACGTCGAAAACTAAAGGAAGGAAGAAAATAAAAAGATATAAAAGTGGAATTGAGACGGCAACTTCAAAGATCAAGATCAAGCCTCGAAAGTGCAATTATTGTGGGGCGATCGGAGGAGAATATGATGCAAGAAACTGTCCCCTAAGGGAGGAGCATGATCGAAGAAATTTTTATGTTTTAACCTAA